Proteins from a single region of Bombus vancouverensis nearcticus chromosome 5, iyBomVanc1_principal, whole genome shotgun sequence:
- the Tgs1 gene encoding trimethylguanosine synthase 1 yields MSDRFWEPLAEVYIAKQAESTDPDHYIYCLCSRVFIRHPEVYTALALEDASKDEDIESDCVGEMLDLHKRSIIETQSIEKHDEEPVSCYCSASHTDNNYSTDEHDSVRDSAHRPTAHSLTQKLGLHQSDSGADLSEYHDQHEAKSIQNLLASYGKTFQNTETELEDEFDKVNVIAQHQEDKDVEFKCKITNIHSSDHLADNIEILSYDPSICNEKELHTENPSCILEDKGFEIHNIFKNVSLNDTQTYKEDVQLKYNCDHSSCDYPYYSMYSKTKSIIDIAWEKYWSKNGERIIWTTWIRKYADYINPEYLQQNAHLISNEKLEVKDTIEKFSEQNTCFPSQAHRNCELDRSNFEGLFSKSSNAGNNEIKAKDMCSINFSFDDISKQEISDKEAEDNRKKLTNFEASLETGDGWNPLSPFSMEESYNQQSNAEDERLLTRCDSINESIAKTNATSDSMTNVTKMTLTSSSCDSISTNSSSLISSVTSSIESNITNTSSDQDNDQEYTPEDTDKYWQHLWKENFQIEYQNHYKLFIEKYKREQSEIRNQSYSQEYNDIDMKEEGSDESIDQDFAQREIDTSNEINIPESRSAPNKNFSYSKKDKTKKKRLIMESVGMLIQNLTVEAKDNEIDAHKNEKINEMECSQEVEHDQTSTTENENGAIISNDTSGNNSIQRKYSNDGDGDEPNEDKPITLKRSHEADYDDTEEGLESVKKAFSLMGYTFNENYEQSNFQGEVVYRKKNIRLQNRQLKMKYYKPKPINKHIYFDDNGVEITNTIDKVKHYLSYCPVLPPAKTELQPSEKGSYTAQLTSSSDDECDHSLKSKLQTKRFVFSKPSTSSIDSGADKKQFDDVHDTLNVFDKQGNVFQSIKDNNIYFDQDETSDSTKCVPENQVFEQENFDVLNVNMDIDENYSNNEIQSMKLSDEDSVKKTQKKKRRKPPKRNVSLPVEIDNDKTLMKYWFKRYRLFSKFDQGIKLDRESWYSVTPEKIAEHIAQRCKCDTVIDAFCGAGGNAIQFAFTCERVFAIDIDPAKIEIARNNARVYGVEDRIEFIIGDFIKLASKLSADVVFLSPPWGGPDYVKNGTFDLNNIMHPIGGVNLFNIARKITDHVAYFLPRNVDTMQLAMLAAVGGGVEVEQNFLDRKLIALTAYYGELPRDC; encoded by the exons ATGAGTGACCGCTTTTGGGAACCTTTAGCCGAAGTGTACATCGCAAAACAAGCTGAGTCTACTGACCCTGATCATTACATTTATTGTCTTTGCAGCAGAGTATTTATTCG aCACCCAGAAGTTTATACTGCCCTTGCTCTAGAAGATGCTAGTAAAGATGAAGATATTGAGAGCGATTGTGTTGGAGAAATGTTAGACCTCCATAAAAGGTCTATTATAGAAACACAATCCATAGAGAAACACGAT GAAGAACCAGTGAGCTGTTACTGCAGTGCATCACACACAGACAACAATTATTCCACAGATGAACATGACTCTGTTCGTGATTCGGCTCATCGTCCTACTGCACATTCCCTCACGCAAAAATTGGGCCTGCACCAGTCAGATTCAGGTGCAGACCTATCAGAATATCATGATCAACATGAGGCTAAAAGTATACAAAATCTATTGGCATCTTATGGGAAAACTTTTCAAAATACAGAGACTGAACTGGAAGATGAATTTGACAAAGTGAATGTAATTGCACAGCACCAAGAAGATAAAGATGTagaatttaaatgtaaaataacaaACATTCACTCATCAGATCATCTTGCAGATAACATTGAAATTTTAAGTTATGATCCATCCATTTGTAATGAAAAGGAACTTCATACAGAAAATCCATCATGTATTTTAGAAGACAAAGGTTTTgagatacataatatatttaaaaatgtttctttgAATGATACACAAACTTATAAGGAAGATGTCCAACTTAAGTACAACTGTGACCATAGCTCGTGTGACTATCCATACTATTCTATGTATTCTAAAACTAAGAGTATAATAGATATAGCATGGGAGAAATATTGGTCTAAAAATGGTGAACGTATAATTTGGACAACTTGGATTAGGAAATATGCAGATTATATAAATCCAGAATATTTGCAACAAAATGCTCATTTAATAAGTAATGAAAAGTTAGAAGTGAAAGATACTATTGAAAAATTTTCAGAGCAAAATACATGTTTTCCTAGTCAAGCACACAGAAATTGTGAACTTGATCGCTCAAATTTTGAGGGATTATTTAGCAAAAGTAGTAATGCtggtaataatgaaataaaagcaaaagacatgtgtagtattaatttttcatttgatgACATAAGCAAGCAAGAGATAAGTGACAAAGAAGCGGAAGATAATAGAAAGAAATTGACAAATTTTGAAGCATCACTGGAAACTGGAGATGGTTGGAATCCATTAAGTCCTTTTAGTATGGAAGAAAGTTACAACCAGCAATCTAATGCGGAAGATGAAAGACTTTTAACAAGGTGTGATTCTATTAACGAGTCAATAGCAAAAACAAATGCAACATCAGATTCTATGACAAATGTCACAAAGATGACCCTTACTAGTTCTAGTTGTGACTCTATTTCTACAAATTCATCTAGTCTCATCAGTTCTGTAACTAGTTCCATTGAAAGCAATATAACAAACACAAGTTCTGATCAAGATAATGATCAGGAATACACACCAGAAGATACTGATAAGTATTGGCAACATTTATGGAAAGAAAatttccaaatagagtaccaaAATCATTATAAactatttatagaaaaatataaaagggAGCAATCTGAAATTAGAAATCAAAGTTATAGCCAGGAATATAATGATATAGATATGAAAGAGGAAGGAAGTGATGAAAGTATAGACCAAGATTTTGCACAAAGGGAAATAGACACAtctaatgaaattaatattcctGAAAGTAGAAGTGCacctaataaaaatttttcttattCTAAGAAAGATAAGACAAAAAAGAAGCGATTAATTATGGAATCAGTGGGAATGCTCATTCAAAATTTAACGGTAGAAGCAAAAGATAATGAAATTGATGcacataaaaatgaaaaaattaatgaaatggaATGTTCACAAGAAGTTGAACATGATCAAACTTCAACTACAGAAAATGAAAATGGTGCAATTATTTCCAATGATACTAGTGGCAACAATAGTATTCAACGTAAATATTCTAATGATGGAGATGGAGATGAGCCCAATGAAGATAAACCTATAACATTAAAACGGAG tCATGAGGCTGATTATGATGACACAGAAGAAGGCCTGGAATCAGTAAAAAAAGCATTTTCATTGATGGGATATACTTTCAACGAAAATTACGAACAATCTAATTTCCAAGGAGAAGTagtatatagaaaaaaaaatattaggTTACAAAATAgacaattaaaaatgaaatattataaacccAAGCCaataaataaacatatataCTTTGATGATAACGGAGTGGAAATTACTAACACTATAgataaa GTGAAGCattatttatcatactgtcCTGTTTTGCCACCAGCAAAGACAGAATTACAACCCTCTGAAAAAGGTTCCTACACAGCACAATTGACGTCAAGTTCTGATGATGAATGTGATCATAGCCTTAAGTCAAAGTTACAAACAAAACGATTTGTATTTAGTAAACCAAGCACAAGTTCAATAGATTCAGGAGCAGATAAAAAACAATTTGATGATGTTCACGATACCTTAAACGTATTTGATAAACAGGGCAATGTTTTCCAAAGTATCAAAGATAATAATATATACTTTGATCAGGATGAAACAAGCGATTCCACAAAATGTGTACCAGAAAATCAAGTTTTCGAACAAGAGAACTTTGATGTATTAAATGTCAATATGGATATAGATGAAAACTATAGTAACAACGAAATACAAAGTATGAAATTATCAGATGAAGATAGCGTAAAGAAGAcgcaaaagaaaaaacgaaggaaGCCACCCAAAAGAAATGTAAGCCTGCCAGTAGAAATAGACAATGATAAAACTTTAATGAAATATTGGTTCAAAAGATACCGCCTATTTAGCAAATTTGATCAAGGCATTAAATTGGATCGTG AGAGCTGGTACTCTGTAACACCAGAAAAAATTGCCGAACACATAGCTCAACGATGCAAATGCGATACCGTGATCGATGCATTCTGTGGAGCAGGAGGGAACGCTATTCAATTTGCTTTTACATGTGAAAGAG ttTTCGCAATAGATATAGATCCAGCTAAAATCGAAATTGCTCGAAATAATGCTCGAGTTTATGGTGTTGAAGACAGAATAGAATTCATTATTGGAGATTTTATTAAACTCGCATCAAAGTTAAGCGCAGATGTTGTGTTTCTAAGTCCTCCATGGGGAGGACCTGATTATGTCAAGAATGGAACATTTGATCTCAATAATATTATGCATCCCATTGGTggtgtaaatttatttaatatagcaAGAAAAATCACAGATCATGTGGCCTACTTTCTACCTAGAAATGTAGATACAATGCag CTTGCCATGTTAGCCGCAGTAGGTGGTGGTGTAGAAGTGGAACAAAACTTTCTTGACAGAAAGCTAATAGCTTTAACAGCTTATTATGGCGAACTGCCCAGAGACTGTTAG
- the LOC117162904 gene encoding uncharacterized protein LOC117162904 has protein sequence MNEERSVEDSSYLSYEINGTRYILQTVSDPAIDISKAVSTTQEQNTINLINEPQVEKDDESISLICLDGQVYAFQNGELQELDFSQVIDENESQEKTVLLPKEDDNCEPQYITNEGLVIGNIDEHSQEQYEIITGQNEKNFIIEKHNVNANDFVEVVTAFKCKICTYTTQDKTQLLQHFQKTHVNPKVDIEIKEESKITDEVKLLYMCGECSNCFPSIEDCKEHMINDHQLTDTGANRGGKENITDDSKDSGLLECIGQSVESNDIKRQVKIQKPLNSEYMLNKKMIELMERNIKCSYRGCPYKFCTEETMQQHALCHTESQNGTAFKCSVCRDMKFTKWRQCSLHLWKKHQIDIGLFTCKICKAYKSATMVKLLTHMRVHSETREYECSECGKCFKQASQLRNHRVMHLDRKTLEVTRWYTSKKCDMCGKTYANSKCLKSHIQAVHSKLRPYVCNVCGHSSARKAMLQMHLRQHTGDKPFSCELCEYKTGDHNTLRRHIMQHTGFRPYKCPHCSYTAIQSSSYKNHLKSRHPLLSGLFTCDLCPFKTVKNQSYIQHVRDHEKGLIKANMQKKDSENVEVFPGNIAAAQLIYSCLGAFSKVGDTLEANLMSSSTSADGTSQTITIQIPSKHLEGSLPTRECRTKSNSTIEQEDEETMHCFLKIPREEEESIDTGGITIPAEPEESGATTINVDT, from the exons ATGAATGAGGAAAGAAGTGTTGAAGATTCTTCATATTTAAGTTATGAAATAAATGGCACTagatatattttacaaactgTATCAGATCCAGCTATAGATATATCAAAAGCTGTATCAACCACTCAagaacaaaatacaattaatcTTATAAATGAACCACAAGTAGAAAAAGATGATGAATCAATTTCTTTAATTTGCTTAGATGGTCAGGTTTATGCGTTTCAAAATGGAGAATTACAAGAATTAGATTTTAGTCAAGTAATAGATGAAAATGAATCACAAGAAAAAACAGTGTTGCTACCTAAAGAAGATGATAATTGTGAACCACAGTACATTACCAACGAAGGATTAGTAATTGGAAATATTGATGAACATTCTCAAGAACAATATGAAATTATTACTGgtcaaaatgaaaaaaattttataattgagAAACATAACGTAAATGCTAATGATTTTGTGGAAGTTGTAACAGCATTTAAATGTAAGATATGTACTTATACCACTCAAGACAAAACACAATTATTACAGCATTTTCAGAAAACGCATGTAAATCCTAAAGTGGATATAGAG ATAAAAGAAGAATCTAAGATTACAGATGAAGTAAAATTGTTATATATGTGTGGAGAATGTTCTAATTGCTTTCCTTCTATTGAAGATTGTAAAGAACACATGATAaac gaTCATCAATTAACAGACACAGGAGCCAATAGAGGTGGTAAAGAAAATATAACAGATGATTCAAAAGATTCTGGGTTATTAGAGTGTATAGGACAGAGTGTTGAAAGTAATGATATAAAACGTCAAGTTAAAATTCAAAAACCTCTAAATTCTGAATATATGCTCAATAAAAAAATGATCGAATTAATGGAAAGAAACATaaa GTGTTCATATAGAGGATGTccatacaaattttgtacagagGAAACAATGCAGCAACATGCACTTTGTCATACGGAATCACAAAATGGAACAGCATTTAAATGTAGCGTTTGCCGTGATATGAAATTTACCAAATGGAGACAGTGTAGCTTACATTTATGGAAAAAGCATCAAATTG ACATAGGATTATTTACTTGTAAAATATGTAAAGCATATAAAAGTGCAACAATGGTCAAACTTTTAACTCATATGCGTGTGCATAGTGAGACACGCGAGTATGAATGTTCAGAATGTGGTAAATGTTTTAAACAAGCCAGTCAATTGCGTAATCATAGAGTTATGCATTTGGATCGCAAAACATTGGAAGTAACGCGGTGGTATACTTCAAAAAAATGTGATATGTGTGGAAAAACTTATGCTAATTCCAAATGCTTGAAGAGTCATATTCAAGCAGTCCACTCAAAATTGCGACCATATGTTTGTAATGTTTGTGGACATTCTAGCGCTAGAAAAGCAATGTTGCAAATGCATTTACGACAACACACTGGTGACAAACCCTTTAGTTGTGAACTTTGCGAATATAAAACAGGTGATCacaatacgttacgacgtcatatTATGCAACACACAG gTTTTAGACCTTATAAATGCCCTCATTGTTCTTATACAGCAATACAAAGTAGTAGTTATAAAAATCATTTGAAATCTAGACATCCTTTACTTTCTGGTTTATTTACATGTGACCTATGTCCTTTCAAAACTGTTAAAAATCAAAGTTATATACAACATGTAAGAGACCATGAAAAGGGATTAATCAAAGCGAATATGCAAAAAAAAG ATAGTGAAAATGTCGAAGTTTTTCCTGGTAATATTGCGGCGGCACAATTGATTTATAGTTGCTTAGGTGCCTTTTCAAAAGTGGGCGATACTTTAGAAGCAAATTTAATGTCTTCCTCAACGTCTGCAGACGGTACATCACAAACGATTACGATACAGATACCATCGAAACATCTTGAAGGTTCACTGCCAACAAGAGAATGTAGAACTAAAAGTAACTCAACAATTGAACAAGAAGATGAAGAAACAATGCATTGTTTTTTAAAAATTCCAAGGGAAGAGGAAGAAAGTATAGACACAGGTGGTATAACTATACCTGCAGAACCTGAGGAATCAGGCGCAACAACTATTAATGTTGATACATGA
- the LOC117162926 gene encoding leukocyte receptor cluster member 1 homolog has product MNILPKKRWHVRTKENIARVRRDEAKAAEEERLKQERIQKAETEARINLLREKARSKYDGRTEALKSDTDASSSKWDHVNFFAELEQGKLDYNKPNAEHEKEKKEEKEKYEKQIGYLTYLGQDTNEATGRKNWYEELPERLRDTGKDVEVQVEKKTLHDPIHDIKKYLNIMGSGSIEKCIKIKTGTIKRKRDDSDESDDSDHEKFSKKHRHKKSKKHKKHKNKERQNVEKPSIDVEKLRAERLLREQTEKLRTEALLAKLRGDPVPTVAPKTPPKPIIKQKYNSQFFPEIARQNAERTPNVHPMREQ; this is encoded by the exons ATGAACATTTTACCAAAGAAAAG GTGGCATGTACGTACTAAGGAAAACATTGCTCGTGTACGACGTGATGAAGCAAAAGCTGCAGAAGAAGAAAGACTTAAACAAGAACGAATTCAAAAAGCA GAAACTGAAGCTAGAATTAATCTTTTGAGAGAGAAAGCCAGATCAAAATACGATGGACGAACAGAAGCATTGAAAAGTGATACAGATGCCTCATCTTCAAAATGGGATCATGTTAATTTTTTTGCTGAGCTTGAACAAGGAAAACTTGATTATAATAAACCTAATGCAGaacatgaaaaagaaaaaaaggaagaaaaagaaaagtatgAGAAACAGATTGGATATCTTACATATCTTGGACAAGATACTAATGAAGCAACAGGTAGGAAAAATTGGTATGAAGAGTTACCTGAAAGATTGAGAGACACAGGAAAGGATGTAGAAGTACAAGTTGAAAAGAAGACATTACATGATCCCATTCatgatataaagaaatatttaaatataatgggATCTGGCTCtatagaaaaatgtataaaaattaaaacaggAACTATTAAAAGGAAAAGAGATGATTCAGATGAAAGTGATGATTCAGATCACgaaaaattttcgaaaaaaCACAGACATAAAAAATCTaaaaaacataagaaacataaaaataaagaaagacaaAATGTAGAAAAACCGAGTATAGATGTAGAAAAGTTAAGAGCAGAGAGATTGTTAAGAGAACAAACTGAGAAATTAAGGACAGAAGCTTTATTGGCTAAATTGAGAGGAGATCCAGTTCCAACAGTAGCACCAAAGACTCCTCCCAAACCcattataaaacaaaaatataattcacAGTTCTTCCCTGAAATTGCTAGACAAAATGCTGAAAGAACTCCTAATGTACATCCAATGAGAGAACAGTAA
- the SmF gene encoding small ribonucleoprotein particle protein SmF produces the protein MAATMPINPKPFLNGLTGKPVMVKLKWGHEYKGYLVSVDGYMNLQLANTEEHIEGNCTGNLGEVLIRCNNVMYIRGVEEEDEEGEMKD, from the coding sequence ATGGCTGCAACAATGCCAATAAATCCAAAACCATTTCTAAATGGTTTAACTGGAAAACCAGTTATGGTAAAATTAAAATGGGGCCATGAATATAAAGGTTATCTTGTTTCCGTCGATGGATATATGAATTTACAATTAGCTAATACAGAGGAACATATAGAAGGAAATTGTACTGGCAACCTTGGTGAAGTCTTAATCAGATGTAATAATGTAATGTATATAAGAGGCGTGGAAGAGGAAGATGAAGAAGGAGAAATGAAGGACTAG
- the LOC117162965 gene encoding chromosome transmission fidelity protein 8 homolog yields the protein MYISHTYVCKHHLPPKLSMIVPIKKDGECEEWAIVELQGDLKFNSVNITNVYIGDLHFTKSGTPILIIGIHVLQGKEMALQKPFAVLVKKKNEETNTANTSEVKTAYVIKAIVKKKLIFRSRPKPIVTNVPKCH from the exons atgtatatctcacATACATATGTGTGTAAACACCACTTACCGCCAAAACTCAGTATGATCGTACCAATAAAAAA AGATGGTGAATGTGAGGAATGGGCGATTGTTGAGTTACAAGgtgatttaaaatttaattccgTGAATATTACGAATGTATATATCGGAGATTTACACTTTACAAAATCTGGTACACCTATACTTATAATCGGCATTCATGTATTACAAGGAAAAGAAATGGCGCTTCAAAAACCATTTGCAGTTTTAGTTAAAAAGAAGAATGAGGAAACTAATACAGCTAATACTTCCGAAGTAAAAACGGCATACGTTATTAAAGCAATTGtaaagaagaaattaatttttaggtCTAGGCCGAAACCTATTGTAACAAATGTCCCAAAATGTCATTaa
- the LOC117162943 gene encoding type 1 phosphatidylinositol 4,5-bisphosphate 4-phosphatase: MGDGKKGERQPLLKNENVTYSSHGSDFVDEVESTVSTVSAIGPDEVPPPYESSSQCGKPMVTCRVCQAMIDISGKRDQHVVKCCQCNEATPIRNAPPGKKYVRCPCNCLLICKSSSQRIACPRPNCKRIINLAPSPITPPVLSMPGMCRVCCGHCHDTFLFNTLNNALARCPHCRKISSVGPDFARGRGIAFTIVGLIALVIAIAVTVGTHAYAKTSGGIYVAYVGAFLLALLCFGRSIYYCTMKISMIEGPM; this comes from the exons ATGGGAGACGGGAAGAAGGGCGAACGACAGCCGttgttaaaaaatgaaaatgtcaCTTATAGTTCACACGGCAGCGATTTCGTTG ATGAAGTGGAATCGACTGTTAGTACAGTATCTGCAATAGGTCCTGATGAAGTGCCACCTCCATACGAATCAAGTAGTCAATGTGGCAAGCCTATGGTCACTTGTAGGGTTTGTCAAGCTATGATAGATATTTCTGGTAAAAGAGATCAACATGTTGTTAAATGCTGTCAATGTAATGAAGCTACA CCCATACGAAATGCACCTCCTGGAAAGAAATATGTCCGTTGCCCATGTAATTGTTTATTAATATGTAAGAGTTCTTCACAACGTATTGCTTGTCCAAGGCCAAACTGTAAACGTATTATTAATCTTGCTCCAAGCCCAATTACACCACCTGTTTTATCTATGCCTGGAATGTGTAGGGTATGCTGTGGTCACTGTCATGACACATTTTTG TTTAATACTTTAAATAATGCTTTGGCTCGATGTCCACATTGCCGAAAAATATCTTCTGTTGGTCCAGATTTTGCTAGAGGTCGAGGTATTGCATTCACTATTGTTGGATTAATAGCCTTAGTAATTGCAATAGCTGTGACT GTTGGAACACATGCATATGCAAAAACTAGTGGTGGAATTTATGTAGCTTATGTTG gtGCATTTCTCTTGGCACTTTTGTGCTTTGGACGCAGCATTTATTATTGTACAATGAAAATTAGTATGATAGAAGGTCCAATGTAA
- the LOC117162954 gene encoding uncharacterized protein LOC117162954, which translates to MEKLTHLWNVNQFITKLNCSQSRNLQTFYIERCKQYTHGIQPSSQNFGPSVMCPYCGSLWNTIDHSIRLSRGKPLSKSIKKIVHSMNNGKKRIPEVQRSLAEKCLKNKMNKLVLKCSVCSKSTRISFNKPQREKVQKIRTESIERSKKRKKKRTKDRTAGLNVSGISNLNEKNVQTEELKETNIKKVRSTANFITPTQQKIKMINIDRLKNIINQGATPPKRKSLHSFLTELC; encoded by the exons ATGGAAAAATTAACACATTTATGGAACGTGAatcaatttattacaaaattaaattgTTCACAAAGTAGAAATTTGCAAACGTTTTACAT aGAAAGATGTAAGCAGTATACGCATGGAATACAACCATCGTCTCAAAATTTTGGTCCTTCTGTGATGTGCCCATATTGTGGATCACTTTGGAATACTATAGATCATAGCATTAGATTATCACGAGGTAAACCACTTTctaaatccataaaaaaaattgtacactCTATGAATAATGGTAAGAAAAGAATACCTGAAGTTCAAAGAAGTTTGGcagaaaaatgtttaaaaaataaaatgaacaaGTTGGTACTTAAATGCTCAGTTTGTTCAAAAAGTACAAGAATATCTTTTAATAAACCACAAAGGGAAAAAGTACAAAAAATTAGGACAGAAAGTATTGAAAGATCAAAAAaacggaagaagaagaggaccAAGGATAGGACAGCTGGCTTAAATGTTTCTGGAATTTCAAATTTGAATGAGAAAAATGTTCAAACCGAGGAATTGAAAGAAACCAACATAAAAAAAGTTAGGAGCACTGCAAATTTTATTACACCAACTcaacagaaaataaaaatgattaatataGATCGATTAAAAAACATAATAAATCAAGGTGCAACACCTCCAAAAAGGAAGAGTTTACATAGTTTCTTAACAGAGCTTTGTTGA